A single region of the Eublepharis macularius isolate TG4126 chromosome 14, MPM_Emac_v1.0, whole genome shotgun sequence genome encodes:
- the LOC129341955 gene encoding nicotinamide N-methyltransferase-like isoform X1, translating into MAEFTARDIYQAEFDPRAYLEYFNFGGGTLGDEAIEFYLGHFCKTFASGRLKGDTLVDLGSGPTIHQFLSACESFGSIVASEPVDRNRQEIEKWLKNKPGAFDWTPIVKYVCELEGNRDKWAEKEAKLRRTLKQVLDGDVLRSNPLEPVALPQADCLLDVECLEAACKDLSALRAALKNISSLLKLGGTLVSAGVLGCSFYMVGPRKFSFLVLTEEILRDALNTSGFAVVEFQEEPRFAKNMFDVCDFSGKYFLIARKEKEA; encoded by the exons ATGGCGGAATTCACTGCAAGAGACATTTACCAGGCAGAGTTTGATCCCAGAGCCTATCTGGAGTATTTCAATTTTGGAGGAGGCACCTTGGGTGATGAAGCCATTGAATTTTACCTGGGACACTTTTGCAAGACCTTTGCTTCAG GGCGCCTGAAAGGCGACACGCTGGTTGACCTGGGCAGTGGCCCCACCATTCACCAGTTCCTCTCCGCCTGCGAGTCCTTTGGCAGCATCGTAGCCTCAGAGCCTGTTGATCGAAACCGCCAGGAAATAGAGAAGTGGCTAAAGAACAAACCGGGAGCTTTTGACTGGACCCCAATTGTGAAGTATGTCTGTGAGCTGGAAGGAAACAG GGACAAATGGGCCGAGAAGGAGGCCAAGCTGAGAAGAACCCTCAAGCAGGTCCTGGATGGTGACGTCCTTCGGAGCAACCCCCTGGAACCGGTGGCCTTGCCCCAGGCTGACTGCCTGCTTGACGTAGAATGCCTGGAGGCTGCCTGCAAGGACCTCAGCGCCTTGCGGGCTGCTCTGAAGAACATCAGCTCCCTGCTGAAGCTCGGGGGAACCCTGGTGTCGGCTGGGGTTTTGGGGTGCAGTTTCTACATGGTCGGCCCCCGCAAGTTCTCCTTCTTGGTCTTGACCGAGGAGATCCTGAGAGATGCTCTCAACACAAGTGGATTTGCTGTTGTGGAGTTTCAGGAAGAGCCCAGATTTGCTAAGAATATGTTTGACGTCTGTGATTTCTCTGGGAAATATTTCCTCATTGCCCGCAAAGAGAAGGAGGCATAA